Proteins encoded by one window of Chondromyces crocatus:
- a CDS encoding DUF4832 domain-containing protein: protein MLARSILSPRALTHALSLLALATGCQCTSDSSASPLPLDSPLSSAPLASSSPPPLTPPAPTPAPSLLHIAPQPADPTPLVRSPWTFGKPPSPTSPTVVVRPREIHGHLDNPGIGVQTFQRYRGQTLNPGLTGHNWSEAGPTQPLPDAPTRPDYPDSTVAYLRWHWATIEPEKGHVRWDIIDTALGEARRHGQTLALRLMPYDHEHPLPTWYQNSGARRVDPADDPRSNTVWEPDVDDPRYLKHWGDLVTAAGARYDGHPDLDSVDIATHGPYGEGWSDALPSLQRERELVDLYFKAFTRTPLLINDQPRVVDYAVARGAGWRLDCWGDMRSSEPNVGWSHMLDSYPMLLSRPPMRNAWRRSPVSLETCSVTGDWIAAGWDIEYILDQALAWHASTINLKSSAIPSAWRARFDAFIRRLGYRLVLRRLEHPRKIKAGASMQLSLWWQNVGVAPVYRPYIVALQLRSQISAQAPVVLELPLDVRDLLPGDSVWEGALRLPRVLPHGPVTLRLALLDPRSREPAIRLAIEGRESDGWYNLGSLIVE, encoded by the coding sequence GTGCTCGCACGATCGATCCTGTCTCCCCGAGCCCTCACCCACGCCCTCTCCCTGCTCGCGCTCGCCACCGGCTGTCAGTGCACCTCGGACTCCTCGGCTTCGCCCTTGCCGCTGGACTCCCCGCTCTCGTCGGCCCCCCTCGCCTCCTCGTCGCCCCCACCCCTCACGCCACCAGCCCCCACGCCCGCGCCCTCGCTTCTCCACATTGCTCCACAGCCCGCGGATCCCACCCCGCTCGTCCGATCTCCCTGGACCTTCGGCAAGCCGCCGTCACCCACGAGCCCCACCGTCGTGGTGCGCCCGCGCGAGATCCATGGCCACCTCGACAACCCGGGCATCGGCGTCCAGACCTTCCAGCGCTACCGCGGACAGACGCTGAACCCTGGCCTCACGGGCCACAACTGGTCCGAGGCCGGCCCCACCCAGCCACTCCCCGACGCGCCCACCCGGCCCGATTACCCGGACAGCACCGTCGCCTACCTGCGCTGGCACTGGGCCACGATCGAGCCCGAAAAAGGCCACGTGCGGTGGGACATCATCGACACCGCCCTCGGCGAAGCCCGGCGCCATGGCCAGACCCTCGCCCTTCGCCTGATGCCGTACGACCACGAGCATCCCTTGCCGACCTGGTACCAGAACTCCGGCGCGCGCCGCGTCGACCCCGCGGACGATCCGCGCAGCAACACCGTCTGGGAGCCGGACGTCGACGACCCTCGTTACCTGAAGCACTGGGGCGATCTCGTGACCGCTGCGGGCGCACGCTACGACGGTCACCCCGACCTCGACAGCGTCGACATCGCCACCCATGGTCCTTACGGCGAAGGCTGGAGCGACGCGCTCCCCTCTCTCCAGCGCGAGCGCGAACTCGTCGACCTGTACTTCAAGGCCTTCACCCGCACCCCGCTGCTCATCAACGACCAGCCACGCGTCGTCGACTACGCCGTCGCCCGCGGCGCTGGCTGGCGGCTCGACTGCTGGGGTGACATGCGCTCATCGGAGCCCAACGTCGGCTGGTCGCACATGCTCGACTCGTACCCGATGCTGCTCTCGCGCCCGCCCATGCGCAACGCCTGGCGGCGCAGCCCCGTCTCGCTCGAGACGTGCAGCGTCACCGGCGACTGGATCGCGGCGGGCTGGGACATCGAATACATCCTCGACCAGGCCCTCGCCTGGCACGCCTCCACCATCAACCTGAAGTCGTCTGCCATCCCTTCGGCGTGGCGGGCCCGGTTCGACGCCTTCATCCGGCGCCTCGGCTACCGCCTCGTCCTCCGCCGCCTGGAGCACCCCCGGAAGATCAAGGCGGGCGCGTCGATGCAGCTCTCGCTCTGGTGGCAGAACGTCGGCGTCGCGCCCGTCTACCGCCCTTACATCGTGGCCCTCCAGCTCCGCTCGCAGATCAGCGCGCAGGCGCCCGTCGTCCTCGAGCTTCCTCTCGACGTGCGCGACCTCCTGCCAGGCGACTCCGTCTGGGAGGGCGCCCTCCGGCTCCCTCGCGTCCTGCCGCATGGCCCCGTGACGCTCCGACTCGCGCTGCTCGACCCGCGCAGCCGTGAGCCCGCGATCCGCCTCGCCATCGAGGGACGCGAGTCCGACGGCTGGTACAACCTGGGATCCCTGATCGTCGAGTGA
- a CDS encoding Type 1 glutamine amidotransferase-like domain-containing protein has translation MRGALLLNGNAESEEHLIQTAAPLLLGSRHADPEVAASRRVLLVTAGWAENEHDEGHVKRALNQLGLPSAWEAGYDRAHVNLSLLAELNDLCRRAPELSEAWSALRKAEQTARRFYLEHNAHLLALFRRALRDAKQLDPDLTVPRLLSRDGPTGGSHPLERHALAQQLRQALSTLEANDDHLFHLLTEIEHRAFDASGAAYHPGWRATRERLEQRILEASTLLLFGGRLDLLLDGLRFFRLREPLAEALRRGAQIVAMSAGAMSLCERVIVYDDFAETPRDFQLYDRGLGLVRDLQLFPHCMERIQTDDPDNLAYLARRFRHQACIGLNQRSYLHLELSPRRATSVGVDDAVYGFGPDGTKHRYHAGEDVPFG, from the coding sequence ATGCGAGGCGCGCTCCTGCTGAACGGCAACGCCGAGTCCGAGGAACACCTGATCCAGACCGCGGCCCCTCTCCTTCTCGGGTCCCGGCATGCAGACCCCGAGGTCGCCGCGTCCCGCAGGGTCCTCCTCGTCACAGCGGGATGGGCGGAGAACGAGCATGACGAAGGGCACGTCAAGCGTGCCTTGAACCAGCTCGGCCTCCCTTCCGCGTGGGAGGCCGGCTACGACCGCGCGCACGTCAACCTATCGCTCCTCGCCGAGCTGAACGATCTCTGCCGCCGCGCCCCCGAGCTCTCCGAGGCGTGGTCCGCGCTGCGCAAGGCGGAGCAGACCGCGCGGCGCTTCTACCTCGAGCACAACGCCCACCTCCTCGCGCTCTTCCGCCGCGCCCTCCGGGACGCCAAACAGCTCGACCCCGACCTCACCGTCCCCCGCCTCCTCTCCCGCGATGGCCCGACCGGCGGCTCCCACCCCCTCGAACGGCACGCCCTCGCGCAGCAGCTTCGCCAGGCCCTCTCCACCCTGGAGGCGAACGACGACCACCTCTTCCACCTCCTCACAGAGATCGAGCACCGCGCCTTCGACGCCTCTGGCGCCGCCTACCACCCAGGCTGGCGCGCCACGCGAGAGCGCCTGGAGCAGCGCATCCTCGAGGCCAGCACCCTCCTCCTCTTCGGCGGCCGGCTGGACCTCTTGCTCGACGGCCTCCGCTTCTTCCGCCTGCGCGAACCCCTCGCCGAGGCGCTCCGCCGCGGCGCCCAGATCGTCGCCATGTCTGCGGGCGCCATGTCCCTCTGCGAGCGCGTCATCGTCTACGACGACTTTGCCGAGACCCCACGCGACTTCCAGCTCTACGACCGCGGCCTCGGCCTCGTCCGCGACCTCCAGCTCTTCCCGCACTGCATGGAGCGCATCCAGACCGACGATCCGGACAACCTCGCCTACCTCGCCCGCCGCTTCCGCCATCAAGCCTGCATCGGCCTGAACCAGCGCTCGTACCTCCACCTGGAACTCTCACCTCGCCGCGCCACGAGCGTCGGCGTGGACGACGCCGTGTACGGGTTCGGACCCGACGGGACCAAGCACCGCTACCACGCGGGAGAAGACGTCCCGTTCGGCTGA
- a CDS encoding sensor histidine kinase: MTAQDPTLDAIERRLGFIPPFFVAAKHDPQLLAGLWRTTVDAYLDNPLPPVFKEKVGALLGRYCSIKYCLICHACTLVPLGVTSRDIFGFLQSPIPDDTALRDAMTQLQGMPPSTIAALSEPQEQAIHTLCCAVYLGGPAAEVARPLLRQVITRPDYDWLLLFVAYNRSCHEWVTAHPEVSYELDQRYLGNIDPLMAHAPPGADLLRLPQPDWLSAQYDHFAQTAHERDEEHPRLAELAARRLQEVLTSLRANLDTALRDASERQQLVDEATRAATLSQELLAIVSHDLRNPLHAINMDATLLTRLAPGNPDVLRAATRIRSSIQRSHRLIYDLLDFSQARAGGGLLIHPRPTLLHDLLRQGVEEIQTAHPDRRIVLNCEGNDTVACDPERIAQVISNLLSNAIIHSPGDSTITAETHADDDLIALRIHNLNRNGPIPDELRPSLFEPFKRGVNRELSATRSVGLGLYIVDQIVKGHGGTIGVHSDAAGTTFTVQLQRELHLAPRSPVPTASVTFAVL; encoded by the coding sequence ATGACCGCGCAGGATCCCACGCTCGACGCGATCGAGCGGCGACTCGGTTTCATTCCACCATTCTTCGTGGCCGCAAAGCACGACCCACAGCTCCTCGCCGGGCTGTGGCGGACCACCGTCGATGCCTACCTCGACAACCCCTTACCTCCCGTCTTCAAGGAGAAGGTGGGCGCCCTCCTCGGACGCTACTGCAGCATCAAGTACTGCTTGATCTGCCACGCCTGCACCCTCGTCCCGCTCGGGGTCACCAGCCGCGACATCTTCGGCTTCCTGCAGTCCCCGATCCCCGACGACACGGCCCTCCGCGACGCCATGACGCAGCTCCAGGGCATGCCCCCGTCCACGATCGCCGCGCTGAGCGAGCCGCAAGAGCAGGCGATCCACACCCTCTGCTGCGCCGTCTACCTGGGCGGCCCCGCCGCCGAGGTCGCGCGGCCCCTCCTCCGCCAGGTGATCACGCGGCCCGACTACGACTGGCTCCTTCTCTTCGTCGCCTACAACCGCTCCTGCCACGAATGGGTCACCGCGCACCCCGAGGTGTCCTACGAGCTGGACCAGCGCTACCTCGGCAACATCGACCCCCTCATGGCCCACGCGCCACCGGGCGCCGATCTCCTGCGCCTCCCCCAGCCCGACTGGCTGAGCGCCCAGTACGACCACTTCGCGCAGACCGCCCACGAGCGCGACGAAGAGCACCCTCGCCTCGCGGAACTCGCTGCGCGCCGCCTCCAGGAGGTCCTCACCAGCCTGCGGGCCAACCTCGACACGGCCCTGCGCGACGCCAGCGAGCGCCAGCAGCTCGTCGACGAGGCCACCCGCGCCGCCACCCTCTCCCAGGAGCTGCTCGCCATCGTGAGCCACGACCTGCGCAACCCGCTCCACGCCATCAACATGGACGCGACCCTGCTCACCAGGCTCGCCCCCGGCAATCCTGACGTGCTGCGCGCGGCGACCCGCATTCGCTCGAGCATCCAGCGCTCCCACCGCCTGATCTACGACCTGCTCGACTTCAGCCAGGCGCGCGCTGGCGGCGGCCTCCTGATCCACCCGCGCCCCACCCTGCTGCACGACCTGCTCCGTCAAGGCGTCGAGGAGATCCAGACCGCCCACCCCGACCGCCGCATCGTCCTGAACTGCGAGGGCAACGACACCGTCGCCTGCGACCCCGAGCGCATCGCCCAGGTCATCTCCAACCTGCTCTCCAACGCCATCATCCACAGCCCAGGCGACTCGACGATCACCGCCGAAACCCACGCCGACGACGATTTGATCGCGCTGCGCATCCACAACCTGAACCGCAACGGCCCCATCCCCGACGAACTCCGCCCGAGCCTCTTCGAGCCGTTCAAACGCGGCGTGAACCGCGAACTCTCCGCCACACGCAGCGTCGGCCTCGGCCTCTACATCGTCGACCAGATCGTGAAGGGCCACGGCGGCACCATCGGCGTCCACTCCGACGCCGCCGGGACCACCTTCACCGTGCAGCTCCAGCGCGAACTCCACCTCGCGCCGCGATCCCCCGTCCCCACCGCCTCGGTGACCTTCGCCGTGCTCTGA
- a CDS encoding VWA domain-containing protein, protein MRGTAVFFFSGLIALVCGCVVNADDGIIGDDGVESEVLEVAQPVTALKGIILIDRTGSMLTTRSTGRSRCRDARTMAQTKVTEFFSKYDGGGLAIWTFNGAGVTKLTNGYVGAAEASAAIDALSPDGCTGGTPLADAICAAADELNDLKGPPTTPNLLTILTDGADNMSTGPCRGVASGGISNPLSWQFKARSRISPYFPHVQVNAQFWTGNQFINLRSPTGPSVPQASSSLLPMAPPTCTTLEQCESEFFLALTSDTGGTYDRVQDNNVAFPCSYGACPTPQFETIDW, encoded by the coding sequence ATGCGGGGGACTGCAGTCTTCTTTTTCAGTGGTCTGATCGCGCTGGTCTGTGGATGCGTCGTGAACGCAGACGACGGCATCATTGGTGACGACGGCGTCGAGAGCGAGGTGCTCGAGGTCGCGCAACCCGTCACGGCCCTCAAGGGAATCATTCTCATCGATCGGACCGGCTCCATGCTGACGACTCGCAGCACGGGTCGCAGCCGGTGTCGTGACGCGAGAACCATGGCGCAGACGAAGGTCACCGAGTTTTTCTCGAAGTACGACGGTGGTGGACTGGCCATCTGGACGTTCAATGGCGCGGGGGTGACGAAGCTGACCAACGGTTACGTGGGCGCGGCAGAAGCGTCGGCAGCCATCGACGCGCTCTCTCCAGATGGGTGTACTGGAGGTACGCCACTCGCGGATGCCATCTGCGCTGCGGCTGATGAACTGAATGACCTGAAAGGCCCACCCACGACCCCGAACCTCCTGACCATCCTGACCGATGGCGCGGACAACATGAGCACGGGCCCGTGCAGAGGGGTCGCTTCGGGGGGGATCTCGAATCCGCTTTCGTGGCAGTTCAAGGCGCGCAGCAGAATCAGTCCGTACTTCCCCCACGTTCAGGTCAATGCGCAGTTCTGGACTGGCAATCAGTTTATCAACCTGAGGTCCCCGACCGGCCCCTCGGTGCCGCAGGCGTCGTCCTCGCTGCTGCCGATGGCGCCCCCCACCTGCACGACGCTGGAGCAGTGCGAGAGCGAGTTCTTCCTCGCGCTCACCTCCGATACGGGTGGCACCTACGACAGGGTGCAGGACAACAACGTGGCGTTCCCCTGCAGCTATGGAGCGTGCCCGACGCCTCAGTTCGAGACCATCGACTGGTAG
- a CDS encoding DUF533 domain-containing protein — protein MFNAQQVLGALLFDGVDSEAGRNYRRGMRRMRRRAVNHIVGEDSLLGGVATAGKVLVGAAGLAAAGGLAYTAYRHFKTPDAPGLQGGAPAHAGAFGPPHNAAPGGWGASHNPAAGGFGAPHNTAAGGWGPSPNPAAGGWGPLPSSAAGGWGSPPNPAPGGWGSPPAQASAGGVGGFVAGLMGSPAPTAPGGGAAPSAYQNDPSTWGAPLPAASTPAPFPPAGPPRTDAPPPGAWTPPPGAPPIPPNAAHAPHAQYAQHAQHAQHAPPASPHAAHAQHAPQTAPAPQSGSADPQADALLLVRAMIAAANVDGHIDPTERAGILDRVTASGLPAEEREALAREIDTPWPPYALLGQLRSRDMAEQFYLVSLLAIEADTEAEHAYLRALPGMLGLRPDDVTRLHAQLGLTAPT, from the coding sequence ATGTTCAACGCCCAGCAGGTCCTCGGCGCCCTCCTCTTCGACGGCGTCGACAGCGAAGCCGGCCGCAACTACCGGCGGGGCATGCGCCGGATGCGACGCCGCGCCGTGAACCACATCGTCGGCGAAGACAGCCTCCTCGGCGGCGTTGCCACGGCTGGCAAAGTGCTCGTCGGCGCCGCAGGCCTCGCTGCGGCCGGAGGCCTCGCGTACACCGCGTACCGCCACTTCAAGACCCCCGACGCGCCCGGGCTTCAAGGCGGAGCTCCGGCGCACGCGGGTGCGTTCGGGCCTCCGCACAACGCCGCGCCTGGTGGGTGGGGCGCTTCGCACAACCCTGCTGCCGGAGGCTTCGGCGCTCCGCACAACACTGCTGCTGGCGGATGGGGGCCTTCGCCAAACCCCGCAGCGGGTGGATGGGGACCGCTTCCCAGTTCCGCAGCAGGTGGGTGGGGCTCACCGCCGAACCCTGCTCCTGGCGGATGGGGCTCGCCTCCAGCTCAGGCCTCCGCAGGTGGCGTCGGAGGCTTCGTCGCAGGACTCATGGGCTCACCTGCGCCCACCGCCCCCGGTGGAGGCGCGGCCCCATCCGCATACCAGAACGATCCTTCCACCTGGGGAGCCCCTCTTCCCGCCGCGTCGACGCCAGCCCCCTTCCCGCCAGCTGGACCACCACGCACTGATGCGCCACCTCCAGGCGCCTGGACACCACCACCTGGAGCGCCGCCCATCCCCCCGAACGCGGCTCATGCACCTCACGCGCAGTACGCGCAGCACGCGCAGCACGCGCAGCACGCACCACCAGCGTCGCCGCACGCGGCCCACGCCCAGCACGCACCGCAGACCGCTCCTGCCCCTCAGAGCGGCAGCGCCGATCCTCAGGCCGACGCCCTCCTCCTCGTCCGCGCCATGATCGCTGCGGCCAACGTCGACGGCCACATCGACCCCACCGAACGCGCTGGCATCCTCGACCGCGTCACCGCCTCGGGCCTCCCCGCCGAGGAGCGTGAAGCCCTCGCCCGCGAGATCGACACCCCCTGGCCTCCGTACGCGCTGCTCGGCCAGCTCCGCTCCAGGGACATGGCCGAGCAGTTCTACCTCGTCTCCCTCCTGGCCATCGAGGCCGACACCGAGGCCGAGCACGCCTATCTCCGCGCCCTGCCAGGCATGCTCGGCCTCCGCCCCGACGACGTCACACGCCTGCACGCGCAGCTCGGCCTCACCGCGCCGACCTGA
- a CDS encoding SDR family NAD(P)-dependent oxidoreductase: MPDLVLTGATRGIGHALALALAEKRDTRLVLVARDQQRLDDLVATIVARGGNAVAVPGDLGSLDGARALSEHLLGVVEEGATLVHNAGLWPSQRTLTADGLEAAFVVNHLGPLLMQRPLLQAGRLRRLLVVSAGLIALGRFDEERTPRGDDFSAMRTYANTKLCFAIAQRDLAERHPDLDVLVLHPGVVRTDLGARKGPIGWLLSLVKRAWESPEACAARLVRILDRPRWSPPGTARWLIEEDERPWPSNTRDEATVRAVRDATATLTTGSSPSPQTRAGT, from the coding sequence ATGCCGGATCTCGTCCTCACGGGCGCCACCCGAGGCATCGGCCACGCCCTCGCGCTCGCCCTTGCGGAGAAGCGGGACACCCGCCTCGTCCTCGTCGCCCGCGATCAGCAACGCCTCGACGACCTCGTCGCCACGATCGTCGCGCGGGGTGGCAACGCCGTCGCCGTGCCTGGCGACCTCGGCTCCCTCGACGGCGCCCGCGCCCTCTCCGAGCACCTCCTCGGCGTCGTCGAAGAAGGCGCCACCCTCGTCCACAACGCAGGCCTCTGGCCTTCGCAGCGCACGCTCACCGCCGACGGCCTCGAGGCCGCCTTCGTGGTCAACCACCTCGGCCCCCTCCTGATGCAGCGACCCCTCCTCCAAGCAGGGCGCCTCCGCCGCCTCCTCGTCGTCAGCGCCGGCCTCATCGCCCTCGGCCGCTTCGACGAGGAGCGCACCCCGCGCGGCGACGATTTCTCCGCCATGCGCACCTACGCCAACACCAAGCTCTGCTTCGCCATCGCCCAGCGCGACCTCGCCGAGCGCCACCCCGACCTCGACGTCCTCGTCCTCCACCCTGGCGTCGTGCGCACCGACCTCGGCGCACGCAAGGGCCCCATCGGGTGGCTCCTCTCCCTCGTCAAGCGCGCCTGGGAGTCGCCCGAGGCCTGCGCCGCCCGCCTCGTGCGCATCCTCGATCGCCCTCGCTGGTCGCCGCCGGGCACCGCGCGCTGGCTCATCGAAGAAGACGAGCGCCCCTGGCCCTCGAATACCCGCGACGAGGCCACCGTCCGCGCCGTGCGTGACGCGACGGCCACGCTCACGACCGGATCATCACCCAGCCCGCAAACCCGCGCAGGAACGTGA
- a CDS encoding Uma2 family endonuclease, producing MSRPAREPPGEPATVAQLLALPEEQRHEIIDGQLIPKEAASGGHGGIQLNLGATLVGPFGRRPPGGPPERPGGWWFATEVLIELGPGQVYRPDLAGWRRERLTSLPTTVPIATRPDWLCEIISPSNAATDTVKKMWGHHRAQVPYYWLLDPRDETLQVYRWIEDGYTLVLSASRGERVHAAPFEAIELPIDLLFGADEHEPGSRPLVDEARRADCARARRGRRRRTRCHRGASGR from the coding sequence ATGAGCCGCCCTGCCCGTGAACCTCCTGGGGAGCCCGCCACGGTGGCCCAGCTTCTCGCGCTGCCCGAGGAGCAGCGCCACGAGATCATCGACGGTCAGCTCATCCCCAAGGAGGCAGCGTCAGGCGGCCATGGTGGCATTCAACTCAACCTCGGCGCCACCCTGGTCGGTCCCTTCGGGCGGCGTCCCCCCGGCGGCCCTCCCGAACGGCCGGGCGGCTGGTGGTTCGCGACCGAGGTGCTCATCGAACTCGGTCCTGGACAGGTCTACCGACCCGACCTCGCTGGCTGGCGCCGCGAGCGACTGACGAGTCTGCCCACCACGGTGCCCATCGCCACGCGCCCCGATTGGCTCTGCGAGATCATCTCGCCATCCAACGCCGCGACCGACACCGTGAAGAAGATGTGGGGGCACCACCGGGCCCAGGTTCCCTACTACTGGCTCCTCGATCCGAGGGACGAGACACTGCAGGTGTACCGCTGGATCGAGGACGGCTACACGCTCGTCCTCAGCGCATCACGCGGCGAGCGCGTCCACGCAGCGCCCTTCGAGGCCATCGAGCTTCCCATCGACCTGCTGTTCGGCGCCGACGAGCATGAACCAGGGTCTCGGCCGCTCGTGGACGAGGCGCGTCGAGCCGATTGCGCTAGGGCTCGTCGTGGGCGTCGACGAAGGACGCGATGCCATCGCGGAGCATCGGGTCGATGA
- a CDS encoding ATP-binding protein, producing MPTLIYNPGEPDEEAFLLGDTIATIGRADDQTIRIPHASLSPTEARLEPSDGKYFVVDVETRNATFVNGIQVQRRELHRGDTLTVGTIDLLFTDDVTLAPSDAIGGHDDTPPTPGDTAPLPPGDTATAPRRPASSAAIPLRPQTIRPLVRTPLHRAAHASEHVGEDTVAGRTARRRALTELPRWLPVTDDVDTLLRKTLAIALQTVSVDTAALLVADDRTGALTPRAVASRCTEPDEPLHIHQPIVDFVLHNRVAARFVVPPCALPAGGGSFARTVVGVPLQPRDDLLALLYVEQRSACAPLAAEDLDFLVCLASHAAVAIENATLYQRLERDVTERMQRGLDAKLATFTTLIAGIAHEIRNPLSFINNFAALSADLITELSNSLRERVPACDGEALLPVLETFDQVRNNSERITHHCRRADAIVQSMLQHARRPVGTREITDLHRVVREGLRLALDGAQGDDFEVNLIEDYDRTIGPLEMATLEMERVFLNVVDNALCAMRNKKRERGNGYTPELRICTTHCGDHVEVRIRDNGTGIPDEATAHLFEPFFTTKPPGQGIGLGLSLSHDIVVRGHRGTMRMETELGQWAELVITLPR from the coding sequence GTGCCGACGCTCATTTACAACCCTGGTGAGCCCGACGAGGAAGCGTTCTTGCTCGGTGACACCATCGCCACCATCGGTCGAGCGGACGACCAGACCATCCGCATCCCTCACGCGAGCCTCTCTCCCACCGAGGCCCGGCTCGAACCCTCCGACGGAAAGTACTTCGTCGTCGACGTCGAGACCCGGAACGCCACGTTCGTGAACGGCATCCAGGTCCAGCGCCGGGAGCTCCACCGAGGCGACACCCTCACCGTGGGCACCATCGACCTCCTCTTCACGGACGACGTGACCCTCGCCCCGAGCGACGCGATCGGCGGCCACGACGACACGCCTCCCACGCCGGGCGACACAGCGCCGTTGCCCCCGGGCGACACCGCCACCGCGCCTCGCCGCCCTGCGTCTTCTGCTGCGATCCCGCTGCGACCCCAGACGATCCGCCCGCTGGTGCGCACGCCCCTCCACCGCGCCGCGCACGCCTCCGAGCACGTCGGCGAAGACACCGTGGCCGGACGCACCGCGCGACGCCGCGCCCTCACCGAGCTGCCCCGCTGGCTCCCCGTCACCGACGACGTCGACACCCTGCTCCGGAAGACCCTCGCCATCGCCTTGCAGACCGTCTCCGTGGACACCGCGGCCCTCCTCGTCGCGGACGACAGGACCGGCGCGCTCACCCCACGCGCCGTCGCGAGCCGCTGCACCGAGCCGGACGAGCCGCTCCACATCCACCAGCCCATCGTCGACTTCGTCCTCCACAACCGCGTGGCAGCGCGCTTCGTCGTCCCTCCCTGCGCGCTCCCGGCCGGAGGGGGCTCTTTCGCCCGCACGGTGGTCGGTGTCCCCCTCCAGCCCAGGGACGACCTGCTCGCCCTGCTCTACGTCGAGCAGCGCAGCGCCTGCGCCCCGCTCGCCGCCGAGGACCTCGACTTCCTCGTGTGCCTCGCCAGCCACGCCGCCGTCGCCATCGAGAACGCCACCCTGTACCAGCGCCTCGAGCGCGACGTCACCGAGCGCATGCAGCGCGGCCTGGACGCCAAGCTCGCCACGTTCACCACCCTGATCGCCGGCATCGCGCACGAGATCCGCAACCCGCTGAGCTTCATCAACAACTTCGCCGCCCTGTCCGCCGACCTCATCACCGAGCTGAGCAACAGCCTGCGCGAAAGAGTGCCCGCGTGCGACGGCGAGGCCCTGCTCCCCGTCCTCGAGACGTTCGACCAGGTCCGGAACAACTCCGAGCGCATCACCCACCACTGCCGGCGCGCCGACGCCATCGTCCAGAGCATGCTCCAGCACGCGCGACGCCCCGTCGGGACCCGTGAGATCACCGACCTCCACCGCGTCGTCCGCGAAGGCCTGCGCCTCGCCCTCGACGGCGCGCAAGGAGACGACTTCGAGGTGAACCTCATCGAGGACTACGACCGCACCATCGGCCCCCTGGAGATGGCGACCCTGGAGATGGAGCGCGTCTTTCTGAACGTCGTCGACAACGCCCTCTGCGCCATGCGCAACAAGAAGCGCGAGCGAGGCAACGGCTACACGCCGGAGCTGCGCATCTGCACCACCCACTGCGGCGATCACGTCGAGGTGCGCATCCGCGACAACGGCACCGGCATCCCCGACGAGGCCACCGCCCACCTCTTCGAGCCCTTCTTCACCACCAAGCCACCCGGCCAGGGCATCGGCCTCGGCCTCTCGCTGAGCCACGACATCGTCGTGCGAGGCCATCGGGGCACGATGCGCATGGAAACCGAACTCGGCCAGTGGGCAGAGCTCGTGATCACGCTTCCCAGATAG
- a CDS encoding alpha/beta fold hydrolase has product MSKVVLLALTVAASSLLGCTIEDATEPDPSAGPSEPADRTFSASDGVTLHYVEYPGPGSPVMLLHGFLGSAQGNWIAPGISAAIAARHRVVLLDQRGHGESDKPEDASAYGERMLTDVIELLDHLDIPRAHLGGYSMGGAMTLGLMRLSPERFITATVGAMGLEETEESFRTAAEAMDPQGTDPDEEKILEMAGAGEPPDPLVVEAIVKGHGTWWPPAVELRAIAFPVLSIIGEFDEPYSTTSRLRRELPNLKTVIVPGRTHLTTIIDPMLRDGIASFVDAHDEP; this is encoded by the coding sequence ATGTCGAAAGTCGTCTTGCTTGCGCTCACGGTCGCGGCGTCGTCGCTGCTCGGTTGCACGATCGAGGACGCCACCGAGCCGGATCCCTCCGCCGGTCCGAGCGAACCCGCGGATCGCACGTTCTCGGCGAGCGATGGCGTCACGCTGCATTACGTGGAGTATCCAGGTCCTGGCTCGCCCGTCATGCTGCTGCACGGTTTCCTGGGCTCGGCGCAAGGGAACTGGATTGCGCCCGGGATTTCCGCCGCCATTGCCGCGCGCCATCGGGTGGTGCTGCTCGATCAGCGGGGGCATGGCGAAAGCGACAAGCCCGAGGACGCTTCGGCGTACGGCGAGCGCATGCTGACGGACGTGATCGAGCTGCTCGACCACCTCGACATCCCTCGGGCTCACCTCGGCGGTTATTCGATGGGCGGCGCCATGACGCTCGGGTTGATGCGGCTATCGCCGGAGCGGTTCATCACGGCGACCGTCGGTGCCATGGGGCTGGAGGAGACGGAGGAGAGCTTCCGCACCGCCGCCGAAGCGATGGATCCGCAGGGGACCGATCCCGACGAGGAGAAGATCCTCGAGATGGCCGGCGCGGGCGAGCCGCCGGATCCGCTCGTCGTGGAGGCCATCGTGAAGGGGCACGGCACGTGGTGGCCTCCGGCCGTCGAGCTGCGCGCGATCGCGTTCCCGGTCCTCTCGATCATCGGCGAGTTCGACGAGCCCTACTCCACCACCTCGCGGCTGCGGCGAGAGCTGCCGAACCTGAAGACCGTGATCGTACCCGGCCGAACGCACCTGACGACGATCATCGACCCGATGCTCCGCGATGGCATCGCGTCCTTCGTCGACGCCCACGACGAGCCCTAG